One Tachysurus fulvidraco isolate hzauxx_2018 chromosome 2, HZAU_PFXX_2.0, whole genome shotgun sequence DNA segment encodes these proteins:
- the tfeb gene encoding transcription factor EB isoform X3: protein MAGTLEYTRLAITPSFGLDCAAAARPPRPPAMVSRVGMRQLLMREQLQQEEQRERQRHLHQMQQQVSGSAPTPAINAPVHFPAPMQVPVEVLKVQTHLENPTDYHIRQSQKQQVKEYLHSTFAPKQAVHAAAGIVHPSSPSMVQCQSAGAVQPLPSPCASQLVTPTGNSAPNSPMAMLNISCSHEKEQMEEVIEDIISMQSSYDPVVQMPNTLPLSSSHLDVYTGPGMAGPAIGMTSNSCPANLHHKREISARAMAKERQKKDNHNLIERRRRFNINDRIKELGTMIPKTNDLDVRWNKGTILRASVEYIKRMQKDMQRTREVESNFKRMEVVNKQLWLRIQELEMQAQMHGLPSNSPSGMNNIETMNQFVKQENSPDDLHHQRPPPNQPPQLHSQPQQLHPQQLHPQQLHPQVSQLHPQPPLQYSAVGSTQHFDFSHALDLCDGSIPGYADGMGCLGDLSSIGGTAGSTMVHAGKNEMSWMDEGLSPLGTDPLLSAMSPEASVDSSRRSSFSIDDSDIL from the exons CTATCACACCATCTTTCGGGCTGGACTGTGCGGCAGCTGCTCGGCCCCCACGCCCCCCTGCCATGGTGTCTCGCGTAGGCATGCGCCAGCTGCTCATGCGCGAACAATTGCAGCAGGAGGAGCAGCGGGAACGTCAGCGTCACCTGCATCAAATGCAACAGCAGGTGTCCGGATCTGCTCCCACACCCGCCATCAATGCACCTGTGCACTTCCCAGCACCAATGCAGGTGCCTGTCGAGGTGCTGAAG GTACAAACACATCTGGAGAACCCCACTGACTACCACATCCGCCAGTCTCAGAAGCAGCAGGTGAAGGAGTACCTGCATAGTACATTCGCCCCCAAGCAAGCTGTCCATGCTGCAGCTGGGATAGTCCACCCCTCTTCACCCAGCATGGTGCAGTGCCAGTCAGCCGGTGCTGTGCAACCCTTGCCGTCACCATGTGCGTCACAGCTTGTCACCCCCACAGGGAACAGCGCCCCCAACAGTCCTATGGCTATGCTGAACATCAGCTGCAGCCATGAGAAAGAG CAGATGGAGGAAGTTATTGAGGACATCATAAGCATGCAGTCCAGCTACGACCCTGTGGTACAGATGCCAAACACA CTGCCTCTGTCCAGCAGCCATTTGGACGTGTACACTGGACCTGGCATGGCAGGTCCTGCCATCGGCATGACTAGCAACTCCTGCCCTGCCAACCTACATCACAAAAGAGAGATATCAG CTCGTGCAATGGCCaaggagagacagaaaaaagacaacCACAACCTGA TTGAAAGGAGAAGGAGGTTCAATATTAATGACCGCATCAAAGAGCTGGGCACCATGATTCCTAAAACGAATGACCT GGATGTTCGTTGGAACAAGGGAACTATTCTCCGGGCTTCAGTAGAGTACATTAAACGGATGCAGAAGGACATGCAGAGAACCAGGGAAGTGGAGAGCAACTTCAAGAGGATGGAGGTGGTCAATAAGCAGTTGTGGCTCCGTATCCAG GAGCTGGAGATGCAAGCCCAAATGCACGGTCTGCCTAGCAATTCACCCTCAGGCATGAACAACATTGAAACCATGAACCAGTTTGTGAAGCAGGAGAACAGCCCTGATGATCTTCACCACCAGCGACCTCCTCCTAATCAGCCCCCTCAACTCCACTCCCAGCCCCAGCAGCTTCACCCTCAGCAGCTCCACCCTCAACAGCTCCACCCCCAGGTTTCTCAGCTCCACCCCCAGCCACCGCTGCAGTACTCGGCCGTAGGCAGCACACAGCATTTTGACTTCAGCCATGCACTGGACCTGTGCGATGGCAGCATACCAGGTTATGCTGATGGCATGGGGTGCCTGGGAGATTTGAGCTCTATAGGGGGCACAGCTGGTAGCACTATGGTTCACGCAGGCAAGAACGAGATGTCCTGGATGGATGAGGGGCTATCGCCGCTGGGCACAGACCCACTGCTCTCTGCCATGTCGCCCGAAGCATCTGTGGACAGCAGCCGCCGTAGCAGCTTCAGCATAGACGACTCGGACATACTGTGA
- the tfeb gene encoding transcription factor EB isoform X1, which translates to MAGTLEYTRLAITPSFGLDCAAAARPPRPPAMVSRVGMRQLLMREQLQQEEQRERQRHLHQMQQQVSGSAPTPAINAPVHFPAPMQVPVEVLKVQTHLENPTDYHIRQSQKQQVKEYLHSTFAPKQAVHAAAGIVHPSSPSMVQCQSAGAVQPLPSPCASQLVTPTGNSAPNSPMAMLNISCSHEKEQMEEVIEDIISMQSSYDPVVQMPNTLPLSSSHLDVYTGPGMAGPAIGMTSNSCPANLHHKREISDAEARAMAKERQKKDNHNLIERRRRFNINDRIKELGTMIPKTNDLDVRWNKGTILRASVEYIKRMQKDMQRTREVESNFKRMEVVNKQLWLRIQELEMQAQMHGLPSNSPSGMNNIETMNQFVKQENSPDDLHHQRPPPNQPPQLHSQPQQLHPQQLHPQQLHPQVSQLHPQPPLQYSAVGSTQHFDFSHALDLCDGSIPGYADGMGCLGDLSSIGGTAGSTMVHAGKNEMSWMDEGLSPLGTDPLLSAMSPEASVDSSRRSSFSIDDSDIL; encoded by the exons CTATCACACCATCTTTCGGGCTGGACTGTGCGGCAGCTGCTCGGCCCCCACGCCCCCCTGCCATGGTGTCTCGCGTAGGCATGCGCCAGCTGCTCATGCGCGAACAATTGCAGCAGGAGGAGCAGCGGGAACGTCAGCGTCACCTGCATCAAATGCAACAGCAGGTGTCCGGATCTGCTCCCACACCCGCCATCAATGCACCTGTGCACTTCCCAGCACCAATGCAGGTGCCTGTCGAGGTGCTGAAG GTACAAACACATCTGGAGAACCCCACTGACTACCACATCCGCCAGTCTCAGAAGCAGCAGGTGAAGGAGTACCTGCATAGTACATTCGCCCCCAAGCAAGCTGTCCATGCTGCAGCTGGGATAGTCCACCCCTCTTCACCCAGCATGGTGCAGTGCCAGTCAGCCGGTGCTGTGCAACCCTTGCCGTCACCATGTGCGTCACAGCTTGTCACCCCCACAGGGAACAGCGCCCCCAACAGTCCTATGGCTATGCTGAACATCAGCTGCAGCCATGAGAAAGAG CAGATGGAGGAAGTTATTGAGGACATCATAAGCATGCAGTCCAGCTACGACCCTGTGGTACAGATGCCAAACACA CTGCCTCTGTCCAGCAGCCATTTGGACGTGTACACTGGACCTGGCATGGCAGGTCCTGCCATCGGCATGACTAGCAACTCCTGCCCTGCCAACCTACATCACAAAAGAGAGATATCAG ATGCTGAAGCTCGTGCAATGGCCaaggagagacagaaaaaagacaacCACAACCTGA TTGAAAGGAGAAGGAGGTTCAATATTAATGACCGCATCAAAGAGCTGGGCACCATGATTCCTAAAACGAATGACCT GGATGTTCGTTGGAACAAGGGAACTATTCTCCGGGCTTCAGTAGAGTACATTAAACGGATGCAGAAGGACATGCAGAGAACCAGGGAAGTGGAGAGCAACTTCAAGAGGATGGAGGTGGTCAATAAGCAGTTGTGGCTCCGTATCCAG GAGCTGGAGATGCAAGCCCAAATGCACGGTCTGCCTAGCAATTCACCCTCAGGCATGAACAACATTGAAACCATGAACCAGTTTGTGAAGCAGGAGAACAGCCCTGATGATCTTCACCACCAGCGACCTCCTCCTAATCAGCCCCCTCAACTCCACTCCCAGCCCCAGCAGCTTCACCCTCAGCAGCTCCACCCTCAACAGCTCCACCCCCAGGTTTCTCAGCTCCACCCCCAGCCACCGCTGCAGTACTCGGCCGTAGGCAGCACACAGCATTTTGACTTCAGCCATGCACTGGACCTGTGCGATGGCAGCATACCAGGTTATGCTGATGGCATGGGGTGCCTGGGAGATTTGAGCTCTATAGGGGGCACAGCTGGTAGCACTATGGTTCACGCAGGCAAGAACGAGATGTCCTGGATGGATGAGGGGCTATCGCCGCTGGGCACAGACCCACTGCTCTCTGCCATGTCGCCCGAAGCATCTGTGGACAGCAGCCGCCGTAGCAGCTTCAGCATAGACGACTCGGACATACTGTGA
- the tfeb gene encoding transcription factor EB isoform X2: MAGTLEYTRLAITPSFGLDCAAAARPPRPPAMVSRVGMRQLLMREQLQQEEQRERQRHLHQMQQQVSGSAPTPAINAPVHFPAPMQVPVEVLKVQTHLENPTDYHIRQSQKQQVKEYLHSTFAPKQAVHAAAGIVHPSSPSMVQCQSAGAVQPLPSPCASQLVTPTGNSAPNSPMAMLNISCSHEKEMEEVIEDIISMQSSYDPVVQMPNTLPLSSSHLDVYTGPGMAGPAIGMTSNSCPANLHHKREISDAEARAMAKERQKKDNHNLIERRRRFNINDRIKELGTMIPKTNDLDVRWNKGTILRASVEYIKRMQKDMQRTREVESNFKRMEVVNKQLWLRIQELEMQAQMHGLPSNSPSGMNNIETMNQFVKQENSPDDLHHQRPPPNQPPQLHSQPQQLHPQQLHPQQLHPQVSQLHPQPPLQYSAVGSTQHFDFSHALDLCDGSIPGYADGMGCLGDLSSIGGTAGSTMVHAGKNEMSWMDEGLSPLGTDPLLSAMSPEASVDSSRRSSFSIDDSDIL, translated from the exons CTATCACACCATCTTTCGGGCTGGACTGTGCGGCAGCTGCTCGGCCCCCACGCCCCCCTGCCATGGTGTCTCGCGTAGGCATGCGCCAGCTGCTCATGCGCGAACAATTGCAGCAGGAGGAGCAGCGGGAACGTCAGCGTCACCTGCATCAAATGCAACAGCAGGTGTCCGGATCTGCTCCCACACCCGCCATCAATGCACCTGTGCACTTCCCAGCACCAATGCAGGTGCCTGTCGAGGTGCTGAAG GTACAAACACATCTGGAGAACCCCACTGACTACCACATCCGCCAGTCTCAGAAGCAGCAGGTGAAGGAGTACCTGCATAGTACATTCGCCCCCAAGCAAGCTGTCCATGCTGCAGCTGGGATAGTCCACCCCTCTTCACCCAGCATGGTGCAGTGCCAGTCAGCCGGTGCTGTGCAACCCTTGCCGTCACCATGTGCGTCACAGCTTGTCACCCCCACAGGGAACAGCGCCCCCAACAGTCCTATGGCTATGCTGAACATCAGCTGCAGCCATGAGAAAGAG ATGGAGGAAGTTATTGAGGACATCATAAGCATGCAGTCCAGCTACGACCCTGTGGTACAGATGCCAAACACA CTGCCTCTGTCCAGCAGCCATTTGGACGTGTACACTGGACCTGGCATGGCAGGTCCTGCCATCGGCATGACTAGCAACTCCTGCCCTGCCAACCTACATCACAAAAGAGAGATATCAG ATGCTGAAGCTCGTGCAATGGCCaaggagagacagaaaaaagacaacCACAACCTGA TTGAAAGGAGAAGGAGGTTCAATATTAATGACCGCATCAAAGAGCTGGGCACCATGATTCCTAAAACGAATGACCT GGATGTTCGTTGGAACAAGGGAACTATTCTCCGGGCTTCAGTAGAGTACATTAAACGGATGCAGAAGGACATGCAGAGAACCAGGGAAGTGGAGAGCAACTTCAAGAGGATGGAGGTGGTCAATAAGCAGTTGTGGCTCCGTATCCAG GAGCTGGAGATGCAAGCCCAAATGCACGGTCTGCCTAGCAATTCACCCTCAGGCATGAACAACATTGAAACCATGAACCAGTTTGTGAAGCAGGAGAACAGCCCTGATGATCTTCACCACCAGCGACCTCCTCCTAATCAGCCCCCTCAACTCCACTCCCAGCCCCAGCAGCTTCACCCTCAGCAGCTCCACCCTCAACAGCTCCACCCCCAGGTTTCTCAGCTCCACCCCCAGCCACCGCTGCAGTACTCGGCCGTAGGCAGCACACAGCATTTTGACTTCAGCCATGCACTGGACCTGTGCGATGGCAGCATACCAGGTTATGCTGATGGCATGGGGTGCCTGGGAGATTTGAGCTCTATAGGGGGCACAGCTGGTAGCACTATGGTTCACGCAGGCAAGAACGAGATGTCCTGGATGGATGAGGGGCTATCGCCGCTGGGCACAGACCCACTGCTCTCTGCCATGTCGCCCGAAGCATCTGTGGACAGCAGCCGCCGTAGCAGCTTCAGCATAGACGACTCGGACATACTGTGA
- the tfeb gene encoding transcription factor EB isoform X4 has protein sequence MVSRVGMRQLLMREQLQQEEQRERQRHLHQMQQQVSGSAPTPAINAPVHFPAPMQVPVEVLKVQTHLENPTDYHIRQSQKQQVKEYLHSTFAPKQAVHAAAGIVHPSSPSMVQCQSAGAVQPLPSPCASQLVTPTGNSAPNSPMAMLNISCSHEKEQMEEVIEDIISMQSSYDPVVQMPNTLPLSSSHLDVYTGPGMAGPAIGMTSNSCPANLHHKREISDAEARAMAKERQKKDNHNLIERRRRFNINDRIKELGTMIPKTNDLDVRWNKGTILRASVEYIKRMQKDMQRTREVESNFKRMEVVNKQLWLRIQELEMQAQMHGLPSNSPSGMNNIETMNQFVKQENSPDDLHHQRPPPNQPPQLHSQPQQLHPQQLHPQQLHPQVSQLHPQPPLQYSAVGSTQHFDFSHALDLCDGSIPGYADGMGCLGDLSSIGGTAGSTMVHAGKNEMSWMDEGLSPLGTDPLLSAMSPEASVDSSRRSSFSIDDSDIL, from the exons ATGGTGTCTCGCGTAGGCATGCGCCAGCTGCTCATGCGCGAACAATTGCAGCAGGAGGAGCAGCGGGAACGTCAGCGTCACCTGCATCAAATGCAACAGCAGGTGTCCGGATCTGCTCCCACACCCGCCATCAATGCACCTGTGCACTTCCCAGCACCAATGCAGGTGCCTGTCGAGGTGCTGAAG GTACAAACACATCTGGAGAACCCCACTGACTACCACATCCGCCAGTCTCAGAAGCAGCAGGTGAAGGAGTACCTGCATAGTACATTCGCCCCCAAGCAAGCTGTCCATGCTGCAGCTGGGATAGTCCACCCCTCTTCACCCAGCATGGTGCAGTGCCAGTCAGCCGGTGCTGTGCAACCCTTGCCGTCACCATGTGCGTCACAGCTTGTCACCCCCACAGGGAACAGCGCCCCCAACAGTCCTATGGCTATGCTGAACATCAGCTGCAGCCATGAGAAAGAG CAGATGGAGGAAGTTATTGAGGACATCATAAGCATGCAGTCCAGCTACGACCCTGTGGTACAGATGCCAAACACA CTGCCTCTGTCCAGCAGCCATTTGGACGTGTACACTGGACCTGGCATGGCAGGTCCTGCCATCGGCATGACTAGCAACTCCTGCCCTGCCAACCTACATCACAAAAGAGAGATATCAG ATGCTGAAGCTCGTGCAATGGCCaaggagagacagaaaaaagacaacCACAACCTGA TTGAAAGGAGAAGGAGGTTCAATATTAATGACCGCATCAAAGAGCTGGGCACCATGATTCCTAAAACGAATGACCT GGATGTTCGTTGGAACAAGGGAACTATTCTCCGGGCTTCAGTAGAGTACATTAAACGGATGCAGAAGGACATGCAGAGAACCAGGGAAGTGGAGAGCAACTTCAAGAGGATGGAGGTGGTCAATAAGCAGTTGTGGCTCCGTATCCAG GAGCTGGAGATGCAAGCCCAAATGCACGGTCTGCCTAGCAATTCACCCTCAGGCATGAACAACATTGAAACCATGAACCAGTTTGTGAAGCAGGAGAACAGCCCTGATGATCTTCACCACCAGCGACCTCCTCCTAATCAGCCCCCTCAACTCCACTCCCAGCCCCAGCAGCTTCACCCTCAGCAGCTCCACCCTCAACAGCTCCACCCCCAGGTTTCTCAGCTCCACCCCCAGCCACCGCTGCAGTACTCGGCCGTAGGCAGCACACAGCATTTTGACTTCAGCCATGCACTGGACCTGTGCGATGGCAGCATACCAGGTTATGCTGATGGCATGGGGTGCCTGGGAGATTTGAGCTCTATAGGGGGCACAGCTGGTAGCACTATGGTTCACGCAGGCAAGAACGAGATGTCCTGGATGGATGAGGGGCTATCGCCGCTGGGCACAGACCCACTGCTCTCTGCCATGTCGCCCGAAGCATCTGTGGACAGCAGCCGCCGTAGCAGCTTCAGCATAGACGACTCGGACATACTGTGA